In Synchiropus splendidus isolate RoL2022-P1 chromosome 7, RoL_Sspl_1.0, whole genome shotgun sequence, the genomic window TGAGCGCGGCTGCAGCTGATCCGACTctgaactctgctgctgctcaccgaCGACGTCATCGCCCGCTGTGCTGTCCAACCGGAGGTTAGCACTTGTATCGCAACAGCCCAAGTCTGTGTTCAGATGGTGACTTGTGTTTGCTTTGGCGAGAGCATCTTCTCTCCTGGATGATGAGGACCTGCCCCTCCGCCCCCCCTCCACTCAGAGACCCAACTTCTGGGTCTGCACCgagaccttatctgaggctcggCGCCTATAAAAGCTGTGATTAAGGGATCCAAGATGACGGTCTAATCTCACCATCTGGTTCTTATCTACCggcctttattttttaaatttgctaATTTATTTGTCCAAGAGATGCAAGCAGCAGGCCACCAATCCTCCCACCACCCGGGGGGTGAGGTAGATGTGGGACCCACCTGGTGGGTGAGAGGTGGAAAGACTTACGCTGCCAGTTTGAATCTTTATATGAATTTCAATGAGAGTTTGTTTAatagaggagcagcagaggaaaagCAGATGACTTATTATTACTGTTGTAGTAATAGTGGGGTAGAAGTCATAGCAGTTCGTGGTGTTTATGGTCAAAGACACTTATATACTTTCAGAGGAGTTGTATATAAGTAGTGATATTGGAAGAGGTATTTGTAGCACAAGTCGAAGTGCAGACAACCGAGGTTAAGTTGTTGAAGTTTTCAATGTAGTAGTAgtcggaggaggagaggcagatgAAGTTGTGATACTAGTATCAGCGTTAGACGCTGTATTTGAGTAAGTAGATGTCATATTGTTATGTTGTAAGTGGCAGCGTAAGTAATAGCAAAAAAGTTAGCAAGTAGCATGTAGTATTGTCAAAGTAGAACCCAAAGAAGGAGTCGTTGTACATTCAGTAGCAGATCTAGTTGTGGAAGCAGTAATACAATAACAAATAGTTGTTTACATCAGTGAAGTAGTCGTTGAAGTAATGGTAGTAAGTATTAGTGGCAGCAGTAATCGTAGTACTTGTCGTTGCGTTTGCAGAAGTAGATGTCCTGTTAGACCAGTAgttacagaagcacatggataACTATATGtagttataaaataaaaaatataataattatttattatttattatgcagtcttttacattttattattagtgcgatcatcatcatttttattttttatttcttaatcACTTAATTAATATTGCTCTGATCATCCTCCATATTTcgcaataaaaacaataataataataataatttggaaagtttttttttaatcgcgaTAAGGGTCATTTGACATGACAAGTCCCTCAGCGGTCGTTAGAGGACAAAGCGCAGGAATACATGTAGAAATGAGGCGAACAAAGCGGTTGATGCGAGGCTtccttgtgttgttgtttcatactgctgCGTTTACTTGCGCTTTTCTCATGGAAATGAATCCTCCAGACTTGAGAATTGAATTGACACACGTGTGCAGCGACCCGCTGACTTCTAATCTCATCTTCAAACAAACCTGCCTCTAATAATCCTCGGGTGTTCAGGAGAGTTGTCGGCTGTTTCTGAGGTGGTGTCCAGCGCTCGTGACGTTTGTACGTTTGATTTACGAGCGTGCGGGAGAAAGTGTCGGAACACGATCGTCGTTGTGATTGTGATGTTAAAGAGAGCTGGAGGTGTTCGGACCTGTTCTCCGCATAGTTTGACTGAACTCACCGAGCTGGTGAAGATGTGGATTTACCGGCGAAAACGCTTCAACTTGAACATATGCGCAGCTTCAAGACGCGAGATTTGAAGTGCGTTTCGTTTAGTATATGGACTTTAAATGCGCATGCGCACCTGAGCGGGACAGAaacttaaaaactttttttaaaaagacaaaaaagtgataaaagttgaaagaaGGCTTTCTTGCTGCGCTTCTGCTGGAGGAGGCGGCATCAGAGGGGGAAGGggtctctgcagcagcagcaggaggaggggtggggtggggtgggggggtcgtCCTGGGAGGGTCGCCCTTAAAAGGCACCCAGCCCAGCAGCCACTCACTCAGTCTCCCTCTGCctgtgaagagcagcagctcctgTGAGTCACGCAACCTTGAAGGATTGTACGGTCAGCATGGAGACCACCACTGGGGAATATGTCGACAACTACGAGTACTACGATGACAACGAGACGGCCTGCGACTACTCGGAGTGGGAGCCCTCCTACTCCCTCATCCCCGTCCTCTACAtgctcatcttcatcctggGCTTGTCGGGGAACGGCGTGGTCATCTTCACCGTCTGGAGGTCCAAGTCCAAGCGCCGGGCCGCCGACGTCTACATCGGCAACCTGGCCCTGGCCGACCTGACCTTCGTGGTCACGCTGCCCCTCTGGGCTGTCTACACCGGCCTGGGCTACCACTGGCCCTTCGGAGTGGCCCTGTGCAAGGTCAGCAGCTACGTGGTTCTGGTCAACATGTACGCCAGCGTCTTCTGCCTCACCTGCTTGAGCTTCGACCGCTACCTGGCCATCGTGCACTCCCTGTCCAGTAGCAGGCTGAGGTCGCGGGGGACCATGCTGGCCTCGCTCGGCGCCATATGGCTGCTGTCTTGCGTGCTGGCGGTGCCCACCCTCCTGTTCCGGACCACCGTCAATGaccacaacagcaacaaaaccaCGTGCGCCATGGACTTCAGCCTGGTGACCCTGAACCAGCGGCACGAGTACCTGTGGATCGCCGGCCTCAGCCTGTCCTCCTCCGCGCTGGGCTTCCTCCTGCCCTTCCTGGCCATGACCATCTTCTACTGCTTCATCGGCTGCACCGTCACGCGCCACTTCAACAACCTGCGCAAAGaggaccagaagaagaagaggctgctGAAGATCATCACCACCCTGGTGGTGGTGTTCGCCATCTGCTGGACGCCCTTCCATGTGCTGAAGAGCATGGACGCTCTGACCTACCTGAACCTGGCGCCCAGCTCCTGCGGCTTCCTGCGCTTCCTGCTGCTGGCTCACCCCTACGCCACCTGCCTGGCCTACGTCAACTCCTGCCTCAACCCCTTCCTCTACGCCTTCTTCGACCTGCGCTTCCGATCTCAGTGCCTGTGCCTGCTCAACCTGAAGAAAGCCATGCATGGCCAGATGAGCTCCATGTCCTCCACGCTGAGCGCCCAGACGCAGAAGTCAGAGGTCCAGTCTCTGGCCACCAAGGTGTAGGCCCGGACCCCAGAGTCAGGCCGCTGGACAGTCCTGGCTGCGAGAGGAGGATCCATGAACTATGGTGGATTTTGGGAGCTGGAGTCAGCGGGCTGAACTCCATCACCAGTGTGGTCCACAAACTTCTCAGAGGAGACAGCTCTATTTTTGTTTGCTGAACTTTAAAAGAAGACTTTGTTTGAGTCTTCAAGGACGCTTCACTTGAATCCTAAAGTGACCTACACAAATCTATTTTTACTGTAGTGTCTCTCTCTTTGCTCACGCTGCGCTCTGTGTTCTGAAATCttgaggagatgatgatgatgggacGGAAACCTGTTTACACTGGACCAACCGCAAGAGAAGCTGGACAGAATCCTCATCAGAACTCTTTTATTGTGGAAGCACTTGTTAATAAACGCGAGCAGGAACATCCAGCAgagcagttgttgttgttgttgtttgctgaGGTGGTCCCCGGCTgctgggggggaggggggcgggccAGAGGAGAAAAGGTGTTGCAGCTTAATTATAtagtttgtggagaggagactgGGGGGCAGACAGGCAGATGGCAGTTGACAAATGTTGTTGTGGAGCTGCAGTGGGCGGGTGTGGAGGGTTTCACTGGCGGAGGGGGGGGGCTTCAAGAATGTTATATTTTGATGTATATGTTCTATTTTTGACATTAATGTAACTAACTGTGACTTCATTAAAGACCTGATCTATGAATTATGGACCTGTGTGTGAGGTGTTTTGTCAGTCGGAGAGAAAGTTTTAGTTTCGCGGGAGTTTTGCGACGCCCGCCTGTTATTTCAGCGATCAGTATCTCCAGAGGTCCGATGCTTTGTTATGAATGCCTTTGCACCTCCTCACTAATAGATCTCTAATCTCTATTGATTCACAGTCAGTATCCAGACTCTAACCAGATTATGCGAGGTCTCCACATGTGGATTGGAGTTGCCACTTGAGTCATCGCTGGTACTTTAACTGCTCAAGGAAAGGGATTCCGGTATTTGCAGGAACCGATACAGCGGGAGAAAACACTGTTTATAATGGTAGTTAAATAACTGAACTAAGACTATTAAAATATCTAACATTCACGGAGCCTGATGTATTTATGTAGTTCTTTAAGTGATGTGTTTCAAGCTGTTTACAGACTGGACATGTACGAGTCATTTGGCAGTTGTTTTATCACAACATAGCtggctttgtttattttccactgTCTCAAGCTTGATCCTGACCATATAAGAAATTTCACTGAAACAACATGGCTTCAACTGCTGTAGTACATTATGGGACTCAAGGTGTCgctaattttattattattattattattattaataataataataatcataatcataataataaataaataataataattttggcCAGTTAAATGTAGGGAAAGTCACTTCCGACGTGCTGGATTCAAACCTTTCTTCATGACTTCAGTTACGTCACATGACAGCTTAAATAGCTGGGCAACTACTGTGCAGGCAAGTTTTGCATAGGCAACACTGAAGGACTTGAAGTCATGTTGTTTGTAAGCAACAATTCCCACCTTCATTATCGCTGTTCTGGCGGCAGTCTCGTCCTAATGGTTCTTTAATTTGACATAATGTTGCTGAGCATCATATAGTCAGGACATTGAAGAGGTGGAAGTGGGACTTTTGGTCTCTGGCAGAGGTCCAGCAGTTGAACAAGTCCACATCTGTCTGTGGTGACAAAAGAGGGCAGTTAGAGCGGCTGAAGAGGAGCGGACCACGTCTCAGCCTGCAGATGCGAGGAAGGAAACAGACGCTTCAActgaataaaattgaaaaaaaaggtgGCGCGTCTTTCCCAGTTTTCAGTGTCTTAGGGTCcagttcatgagtgagggcagatcttcatgaaaacatttgttgcGATGCCTTGTCCATGTCATGTAACAGGGAATCAATATATTCACCTCCACTTAAAACATGTGACCAAATGTCCTTAATTTAAACATCCTTTGGTCTGTTGGTGTGACGCCTCAAACTTAAACCTTCAGGTGGACGAAACTTTGTCTACACTTTCTGGAATTAAGTGGCAATATAGATATATTTAACTCAATTTCGACAGTCACTGACTGATAGAACTAGACCTTTATTTATAGAGAAGATTATTtcaggaaaatgaaaagaacaatCTAAATAGTCTTCCCGCTGGTGTTTACAAAACAGTGGAGTAGGAGTAAGAGATCATGTGACATGCTGCAAAATTTCAGTGACTATGACAAGTTGTTGAAATATGTGACGTGACTGTGAAGGTCACAATTTGAGATCAAACATTTAAGGGTGGATTTATGAGTCTAGTTGAGACCCAGAACCAAAAACGGCGAGCGAAATATAAATCACCAGCTCCCTGACACCAACACGGGCTTGACTGTAGAACTGCAGAGGCCGAGTCGGTTCATTCATGCGAGCAGGACCGGCCGGACTTGATGTTGTGACTGGGATGAGCAGCTTGTCTCATGCCATTAGCCGACAAGTTCAATTTGGGATAAGTCACCCAGAACAGCAGCTGACCAAAGCACGGGGGGACACAGGGGAAACGGCCGGCATGGAAAAACAACAGTTGTGGCCCCAGAGAGCCCGTAAAGGCTGTGTGTGGCCCTGTAGCGTGTGTGGACGGCCCTTAATTGTTTTCAAGGGGAAGCAAAACACGTCGCTGGAAATACGGAACTGATGTGCTCCACGAGCCAAGCTGCTTCTGACAGCCTCTTAAGGAAGCAACGTATATAACACACTCTATTTGCAGCTGCTCATAAACTAGCTTTTATTCTCTCCCTCTCATGGAGGCTTCACCGGAGAGGAGAGCGGTAAATAAACCCGCAGAACAGTAGtgagtcatttataaataagaAACAGGTGGAGTCCATTTCTCTGCAAGGACCTGTTTCATCTGCTTTGGTAATGGTACAGTAGCCGAGCGACGGAGTGTCGATGCGCGGCACGTCGTGGTTTATTTTCCTAGCAGTGAAGACGCGTGTTGCCCAGATGTGTTGTATAAGGCAGCACCAGGGCTCATTGTCAAGTCCGTCCTCAGCTGTGGAGGCAGTTGGTAGTGTTTGATCCAGCTATTTTCTCTATAACTAAAACCATTATAACTAGAAAAGAGAGTGGAAATCCTGTCATCaacgtcagacatcccatcgatagcagcgcgcttccatgccgcgagATTAcggcagtaaacaaatatgccGACCAcgatggccaaaatacggttgCGGAAGGTTAGAGAATCTTTTGATATTCGGCGGAATTACCGGACAGAAatacaatttaatgtaaaccagttaGTTGACACTACGAGTTAgacattatacaggcactaacaatacatttagggcgtcctgttGAGGAAACAacgcgtccattttttcatgttttgcagtttagacgGCGTCTAGTTAAAAGCCTGGCGGAAATCCTGAAGTTTCCGTCCAACTCCGTCCATAACTGTACAAGTTACTTTGAccacataaaaacaacaaaaatgcaacctgcttggtggaggtattAAAAAGGAGGGCGCTACAGGGTGAAGGGTATGGACACACTGTCGCTAACTCGCTAGTCAGCTAgctcttgtaaaaaaaaaaaaagggttccGTTACCAACTTCTGTCAAATGATTTGATTTCCAAATCAATAAAAACCAATAAACAAGGAATAGCCCCGCGCAGGACCCAACCAGAGCGAGCGCTGAGGTATGTCCCTCCCACTCATCCGCACAGGTGCCGTCAGTGTTGTTGCAAGCCGACACGCCCAACTGAGACCTCAGAGCACTTTTGCCAAAACACAACTGCTCAGATCTCACTGATGCTGCCTCCCACCCAGGCAGCGAcaaatgtgtgtcagtgtgtgtgtgtgtgtttatgtctgtgtgtgttcatgtacaCATTGAAACAGAGATCTGACGCATTCCACAGCCTGTCAACACGACGTGGACTTTCTCTGTGGCGTTTAGTCCACCTGTTCCTCTCTCTACAGCTCCAACAAAGAGTACTTGTTTACCCGTTTGTGTCGCTCCAGTTTAGCGGTAAACTATTCCTACACTCCATTAGTAACCTGAGGAGTCGGGTGGGGGCAGAAGCGTGTTGGGGAGGGTTCTGTCATGCTCCCCCAAACCCCCGTAAGATCAAAAGAACTCTTAGGTGTCCCTCGTTCTGCCTGCTACCTGTGAATCTACAGCAAACTGATACGTGAGGGTGGGGGTGCAGCTACATTTGGTCCAGTGTGTGAGAGTGCTTATACAGCCATCCTTGCGGGGA contains:
- the aplnra gene encoding apelin receptor A; amino-acid sequence: METTTGEYVDNYEYYDDNETACDYSEWEPSYSLIPVLYMLIFILGLSGNGVVIFTVWRSKSKRRAADVYIGNLALADLTFVVTLPLWAVYTGLGYHWPFGVALCKVSSYVVLVNMYASVFCLTCLSFDRYLAIVHSLSSSRLRSRGTMLASLGAIWLLSCVLAVPTLLFRTTVNDHNSNKTTCAMDFSLVTLNQRHEYLWIAGLSLSSSALGFLLPFLAMTIFYCFIGCTVTRHFNNLRKEDQKKKRLLKIITTLVVVFAICWTPFHVLKSMDALTYLNLAPSSCGFLRFLLLAHPYATCLAYVNSCLNPFLYAFFDLRFRSQCLCLLNLKKAMHGQMSSMSSTLSAQTQKSEVQSLATKV